A stretch of Terriglobia bacterium DNA encodes these proteins:
- a CDS encoding TIM barrel protein — protein sequence MPKTGRRSFLKNGFIGLAAIGASGPTEKTLAQTRRLPKQNVDPQAPRDFKLGLVTYNLAKDWDVDTLIKNCEATGFDGTELRTTHKHGVEPTLTKAQRAEVRKKFDGSRVKLVSLGSACSFQSPDPAEVDRNIQTAREFCELARDVGAMGVKVRPNGFPPNAPHDKTLDQIGHALSKCGDIARDNGVEIWLEVHGRGTELPQNIYRIMTVANHPAVGICWNSNPPDVVGGSVRQSFDLIGPWLRSCHIHELWDPEYPYGELFALFRSVGYNRYTFAEIADSCEPIRLMHYYRKLWEYEAAA from the coding sequence ATGCCGAAGACAGGCCGCCGGTCGTTTTTGAAGAATGGCTTCATCGGCCTTGCAGCGATTGGCGCAAGCGGTCCTACCGAAAAAACGCTGGCGCAGACCCGTCGATTGCCGAAGCAGAATGTCGATCCTCAGGCGCCCAGGGACTTCAAGCTTGGACTCGTCACCTACAATCTGGCCAAAGATTGGGACGTGGATACCCTCATCAAAAACTGCGAAGCCACTGGCTTTGACGGGACCGAGCTGCGCACCACGCACAAGCACGGCGTGGAGCCAACGCTCACGAAGGCCCAGCGCGCGGAAGTTCGGAAGAAGTTTGATGGTTCGCGCGTGAAGCTGGTGAGCCTGGGATCAGCGTGCTCCTTCCAGTCGCCTGACCCCGCCGAGGTTGACCGAAACATCCAGACGGCCCGCGAATTCTGCGAACTTGCGCGGGACGTGGGCGCGATGGGCGTCAAGGTGAGGCCAAACGGCTTTCCACCTAACGCGCCCCATGACAAAACGCTCGACCAGATCGGCCACGCGCTTTCTAAATGCGGCGACATCGCGCGCGATAACGGCGTGGAAATCTGGCTTGAGGTCCACGGACGCGGAACGGAGTTGCCTCAGAACATCTATCGCATCATGACGGTCGCCAACCACCCAGCGGTCGGGATCTGCTGGAATTCGAACCCTCCGGACGTTGTGGGCGGTTCCGTAAGGCAGAGTTTCGATCTGATCGGTCCCTGGCTGCGAAGCTGCCATATCCACGAGCTGTGGGACCCCGAATATCCCTATGGCGAGCTCTTTGCGCTGTTCCGAAGCGTGGGCTACAATCGCTATACGTTTGCTGAAATTGCGGATAGCTGCGAGCCCATCCGGCTAATGCACTACTACCGCAAACTTTGGGAATATGAGGCGGCCGCCTAA
- a CDS encoding aminodeoxychorismate/anthranilate synthase component II, whose translation MILVIDNYDSFTYNLVQYFGELGAKLEVRRNDQITVDEIERMAPERIVISPGPKTPSEAGVCLDVILNFAGHVPILGVCLGHQAIGQAFGGMVVRAPEIMHGKTSLISHDGTTIFAGLPNPFPATRYHSLIVERGSLPECLAVSATSPDGLIMGLRHKELKVEGVQFHPESVLTDAGMQLLANFLKV comes from the coding sequence ATGATTCTGGTTATCGATAACTACGATTCGTTCACTTATAACCTGGTGCAGTATTTTGGCGAGCTTGGCGCGAAGTTGGAAGTGCGGCGCAATGACCAGATCACGGTTGATGAGATCGAGCGCATGGCTCCTGAGCGCATCGTGATCTCACCTGGCCCCAAGACCCCATCCGAGGCCGGTGTCTGTCTGGACGTCATCCTGAATTTTGCCGGACACGTGCCGATTCTCGGGGTCTGCCTCGGGCATCAGGCCATCGGGCAGGCTTTTGGCGGTATGGTGGTCCGCGCGCCGGAAATTATGCACGGCAAGACCAGTTTGATTTCCCACGACGGCACGACGATCTTTGCCGGGCTGCCCAATCCTTTTCCGGCGACGCGCTACCATTCACTCATTGTTGAACGTGGCAGCCTTCCTGAATGCCTGGCTGTTTCCGCCACGTCACCAGACGGCCTTATCATGGGCCTTCGCCACAAGGAGTTGAAAGTTGAAGGCGTCCAGTTCCACCCTGAATCGGTCCTCACGGACGCCGGCATGCAACTGCTGGCCAATTTTCTGAAGGTTTAA
- a CDS encoding GMC family oxidoreductase: protein MASQPVYDVIVVGSGAAGGIACHVLANKGLKVLCLEAGRRIESARDFHTHMFPYEWSYRGNGKPGQYGKLPQGMEWKIKQWTDHLYTIPDEDPYALAPGAKFTWTRMRVLGGRTNCWGRGCDRFGPLDFKAKSLQDGWGEDWPISYDDVAPYYDAVEEFIGVAGSAEGVYNTPSGKGLLPPFNPRCGEWLIKKGAEKLGINVRPKPLAVLSKPYHGRPECHYCGACNWGCDVAARYSSVDAVFPHLEGRPNFTLKTNAAVHTLLMDRANGKARGVTYIDAENKQEYEAYGKAVVLAASMAESIRILLNSRYREFPNGLANSSGALGRYLMEHVAFNDIEGFFPQLAGRPTTNDDGPGESCLYIPRYNYGHKDTRKYLRGWRFDFYTGCGMGPGPGASLPGFGSAYKKKIKNLYPAAFSIGGYGEGLAFDWNYVEIDPDGLRDRLGIPQVRFHTNAEYPEAFAVRDEMYGQMEEIMKASGAEIFPYEKAAPYPLGSVTHEAGGARMGNDPRTSVLDKWNRCHDVKNIIVADAACFVTHPEKQITHTLMALAYRACDHLAEEFRRGNV, encoded by the coding sequence ATGGCTTCGCAACCAGTTTACGACGTGATTGTGGTGGGCTCGGGCGCGGCGGGCGGCATTGCCTGCCATGTGCTGGCCAATAAGGGCCTGAAGGTACTGTGTCTCGAAGCTGGCCGGAGAATTGAATCCGCCAGGGATTTCCACACCCACATGTTTCCTTACGAGTGGAGCTATCGCGGCAATGGAAAACCTGGCCAGTACGGCAAGCTTCCCCAAGGGATGGAATGGAAGATCAAGCAGTGGACCGACCACCTTTACACCATTCCTGATGAGGACCCTTATGCACTGGCGCCGGGAGCAAAATTCACCTGGACACGGATGCGCGTGCTTGGCGGGCGTACCAACTGCTGGGGGCGGGGCTGTGACCGCTTCGGGCCTCTGGACTTCAAGGCAAAGAGCCTTCAGGATGGCTGGGGCGAAGACTGGCCCATCAGCTACGATGATGTGGCCCCATATTACGACGCGGTTGAAGAATTCATTGGCGTGGCGGGCAGTGCGGAAGGCGTTTACAACACTCCGAGTGGGAAGGGCCTTCTTCCGCCCTTCAACCCGCGCTGCGGCGAATGGCTGATTAAGAAAGGCGCTGAAAAACTCGGTATCAACGTCCGGCCGAAGCCCCTGGCCGTCCTGAGCAAACCTTACCACGGCCGTCCTGAATGCCATTACTGCGGGGCCTGCAACTGGGGATGCGACGTCGCGGCGCGCTACAGCAGCGTGGATGCCGTCTTCCCCCACCTCGAAGGCCGGCCGAACTTCACTTTGAAAACCAATGCTGCTGTCCATACTCTGCTTATGGACCGCGCCAACGGGAAGGCCCGAGGCGTTACCTATATCGACGCAGAGAACAAGCAGGAATACGAGGCCTACGGCAAAGCCGTTGTGCTGGCTGCTTCCATGGCGGAGTCAATCCGAATTCTCCTCAATTCACGATACCGGGAATTCCCCAACGGGCTGGCGAACTCCAGCGGCGCCTTGGGCCGTTACCTGATGGAGCACGTCGCTTTCAACGATATCGAGGGTTTTTTCCCGCAACTCGCCGGACGGCCCACCACCAATGATGACGGACCGGGCGAGTCCTGCCTCTATATTCCGCGATATAACTATGGCCACAAGGATACGAGGAAGTATCTGCGTGGCTGGCGGTTCGACTTCTACACGGGCTGCGGCATGGGGCCTGGCCCTGGCGCCAGCCTGCCGGGTTTTGGTTCAGCCTACAAGAAGAAGATCAAGAATCTGTATCCGGCGGCATTTTCGATTGGAGGATACGGTGAAGGACTTGCCTTCGATTGGAACTATGTTGAAATCGACCCTGACGGCCTGCGCGATCGCCTCGGTATTCCCCAGGTGCGCTTCCACACCAACGCCGAGTACCCGGAGGCATTTGCCGTCCGGGATGAAATGTACGGACAGATGGAAGAGATCATGAAAGCTTCGGGCGCGGAAATTTTTCCGTATGAAAAAGCGGCGCCGTATCCGCTGGGGAGCGTAACTCACGAGGCGGGCGGCGCCCGAATGGGAAATGATCCCAGGACCTCGGTTCTCGATAAATGGAACCGTTGTCACGATGTAAAAAACATCATCGTCGCGGACGCGGCTTGCTTTGTCACTCATCCCGAAAAGCAGATTACGCACACGCTGATGGCGCTCGCTTATCGGGCGTGCGATCATCTGGCTGAAGAATTCCGCCGGGGGAATGTGTAA
- a CDS encoding gluconate 2-dehydrogenase subunit 3 family protein encodes MCKLRSQFKVRGVHGTPRPMVKAMDGKVIGRRKALKYFGFLSASAAGTRFLTNWLPGGREALAASAPGGLVAIMGASQSAAASGEPYVPQFFKPEEFRTVGILTEMIIPTDDQPGAKEARVADYIDFVVYSAAEFEPSLQKDWTDGLRLLDELSPKKYGKSFSDISASQREELLTEMSGPEHDPKLTHPGFAFYRILKAMTLEAFFTSKVGLIDFLEYQGLAFLTEFPGCTHPEHQA; translated from the coding sequence ATGTGTAAGCTACGAAGTCAATTCAAAGTCCGTGGCGTCCACGGGACGCCGCGCCCAATGGTGAAGGCAATGGATGGTAAAGTGATTGGAAGACGGAAAGCCCTGAAATATTTCGGATTTCTCAGCGCCTCTGCGGCAGGGACCAGGTTCCTCACGAACTGGCTGCCCGGCGGAAGGGAAGCTCTTGCGGCCTCCGCGCCGGGAGGATTGGTGGCAATAATGGGGGCTTCGCAATCCGCGGCGGCTTCCGGCGAACCTTATGTGCCACAGTTCTTCAAGCCGGAGGAGTTCCGCACCGTTGGAATTTTGACGGAGATGATCATTCCTACGGACGATCAGCCTGGCGCGAAGGAAGCCAGAGTGGCCGACTACATCGACTTTGTTGTCTATTCCGCGGCAGAATTCGAGCCGTCATTACAAAAAGATTGGACCGACGGCCTTCGATTGCTTGACGAGTTGAGCCCGAAAAAATACGGGAAATCATTCTCAGATATTTCGGCGTCGCAGAGAGAAGAGTTGTTAACTGAGATGAGCGGTCCTGAACACGACCCGAAACTCACGCACCCCGGATTCGCTTTCTATCGGATTTTGAAAGCCATGACGCTGGAAGCATTCTTCACTTCGAAGGTGGGCCTGATAGATTTCCTGGAATACCAGGGGCTTGCTTTTCTGACGGAGTTTCCGGGCTGCACCCATCCGGAACATCAGGCATGA
- a CDS encoding DPP IV N-terminal domain-containing protein produces the protein MPRRFEASAAWFISIVVFIAILCVGVLPARAAKKSLTPELVTQGDQVVASSIRRIMWRPGHDEVSYVRDDSGEGLWLYDVASGKARRLGLPASADPGTYQWSQDGSKILFQGANDLWVFDVQSGEAKRLTNNSEEEEEPTFSPAGDAVAFVRQNNIYAISLKTGKTAQLTRDGSEWVYNGTLDWVYKEELADRATGRSYEWSPDGKEIAYLKLDDLHVPRYPLINFLGRHVELEIQRFPQAGDPNPVASLHIVPAEGGLIRTWTAGSSSSPVEYFAPRVAWTPDSKSVCFLTLNRDQTDETVHLWDVASGADRTLLEEHDKYWINSLNPPEFLSDGRFLWLSERDGWMHLYLYDADGKLQAKVTNGDWMIDHPLFSDVPMFQVADSSDWVYFLSTQADARQRQIYRVRLDGTGLERISKLSGTHVFHLSPDGRFYVDTFSDFQTPPMTRLYKSDGEEVAMLDNPANHLGDYNLGGTEFVTLAAPGGTELYARMVIPPDFDPHKKYPVIVKVYGGPEVQMVTNFWGVTSLEDQLFAEHGYLLWILDNRGSWGRGHAWESTIFEHLGRQELKDQLVGINYLKSLPYVDSTRMGIWGWSYGGYMTLYTLTHAPDVFKCGAAGGPVTDWKFYDSIYTERYMRTPEVNPDGYRESSPLEAAGNLTANLLLMHGVDDDNVHLQNTINFIAALARDGKPYQLYLQPGEKHGFSAYSARLYLLKKLLRFFDDNLHPAGN, from the coding sequence GTGCCTCGACGATTCGAAGCATCTGCAGCGTGGTTCATAAGCATTGTGGTTTTTATTGCAATATTGTGTGTCGGGGTCCTTCCCGCGCGGGCGGCCAAAAAGTCTCTCACTCCCGAGCTGGTGACGCAGGGAGACCAGGTTGTCGCATCATCGATCAGGCGCATCATGTGGCGGCCCGGCCACGACGAGGTCAGTTACGTGCGGGACGACTCCGGCGAAGGGTTGTGGCTCTATGATGTCGCCAGCGGCAAAGCCCGTCGCCTGGGGCTTCCGGCCAGCGCGGACCCCGGCACTTATCAGTGGTCGCAGGACGGCAGCAAGATTCTGTTCCAGGGCGCCAACGACCTCTGGGTGTTTGATGTCCAGAGCGGCGAGGCGAAGCGGCTGACGAACAACTCGGAGGAAGAAGAAGAACCAACCTTTTCACCTGCTGGTGACGCCGTTGCTTTTGTCAGGCAGAACAACATCTACGCGATTTCGCTGAAGACCGGTAAGACGGCGCAACTTACCAGAGACGGATCGGAATGGGTTTACAACGGCACGCTCGACTGGGTTTACAAGGAGGAACTGGCGGACCGCGCTACAGGACGCTCGTACGAATGGTCGCCTGACGGCAAAGAGATTGCCTATCTCAAGCTCGATGACCTGCACGTTCCGCGATATCCCCTCATCAACTTTCTTGGCCGGCACGTTGAGCTCGAGATCCAGCGATTTCCCCAGGCTGGAGACCCCAACCCTGTAGCATCGCTACACATCGTTCCGGCTGAGGGCGGCCTGATCAGGACCTGGACCGCAGGAAGTTCATCTTCTCCCGTCGAGTATTTTGCGCCACGGGTCGCCTGGACGCCCGATTCAAAATCCGTTTGCTTCCTTACACTGAACCGCGACCAGACGGACGAGACAGTGCACCTGTGGGACGTAGCTTCCGGGGCCGACCGCACTCTGCTGGAGGAGCATGACAAGTACTGGATCAATTCGCTGAATCCTCCTGAATTTCTCAGTGACGGGCGCTTTTTGTGGCTTTCCGAGCGCGACGGCTGGATGCATCTCTATCTCTACGATGCGGACGGCAAGCTGCAGGCGAAGGTCACTAACGGCGATTGGATGATTGACCACCCCCTATTTTCAGACGTTCCGATGTTCCAGGTGGCGGACAGTTCCGACTGGGTCTATTTTCTCTCGACGCAAGCAGACGCGCGCCAGCGGCAGATTTATCGTGTACGTCTCGATGGCACTGGTCTCGAAAGAATTTCAAAACTGTCCGGCACTCACGTTTTCCATCTTTCGCCAGACGGCCGTTTTTACGTAGACACGTTTTCCGATTTCCAAACACCGCCCATGACCCGCCTCTACAAATCGGATGGTGAAGAGGTTGCCATGCTCGACAATCCTGCAAATCACCTGGGCGATTACAACCTTGGCGGAACCGAATTTGTCACGCTCGCAGCCCCTGGCGGGACCGAACTTTACGCCCGCATGGTCATACCCCCGGACTTTGATCCTCACAAAAAGTATCCGGTGATTGTAAAGGTTTACGGCGGCCCCGAAGTGCAGATGGTGACGAATTTCTGGGGAGTCACTTCGCTTGAAGATCAGCTTTTTGCCGAGCACGGTTACCTGCTTTGGATCCTGGACAATCGAGGGTCGTGGGGACGCGGCCACGCCTGGGAGAGCACTATTTTCGAGCATCTGGGGCGGCAGGAACTCAAAGACCAACTGGTGGGCATCAATTACCTGAAGTCGCTTCCATATGTCGATTCCACGCGCATGGGAATCTGGGGTTGGTCATACGGCGGCTACATGACGCTCTACACCCTGACGCACGCGCCCGATGTGTTCAAGTGCGGAGCGGCAGGCGGCCCTGTCACCGACTGGAAGTTCTACGACAGCATTTATACCGAGCGGTACATGCGGACTCCAGAGGTGAACCCTGACGGATACCGGGAATCGTCACCACTTGAAGCGGCAGGGAATTTGACGGCCAATCTTTTGCTGATGCACGGCGTGGACGATGACAACGTCCACCTGCAGAACACGATTAACTTCATCGCAGCCCTGGCACGCGACGGCAAGCCGTACCAGCTTTATCTACAGCCCGGCGAGAAGCACGGCTTCAGCGCTTACTCGGCGCGGCTCTATCTCCTCAAAAAGCTGTTAAGGTTTTTTGACGACAACCTGCATCCGGCAGGGAACTGA
- the trpD gene encoding anthranilate phosphoribosyltransferase, whose translation MRTMQAGAIQRVGARSFLNTMQIHEAAEKLMRGESLERQEAHAVMDELLSGRAPDEHIAALLLALRDKGETTAELVGFAEVMRSQARQVLADAGVRVEDFVDSQALLDTCGTGGDRRGTANVSTATALVVAGCGVPVAKHGNRSISSRCGSADVLEAIGVAIDLPLRHIPACLDEAGMVFLFAPHLHLAMKHVMGARRSIKGKTIFNLLGPVTNPLEARHQLTGVYHEARTEMMAEALGMVGTRRAIVVAGSDGLDEITIAGPTKLSEYNSGRIETRRVLPEDFGLPRAAAETLAGGDPEQNAKLLIQILDGEKNPLRDCILANSAAALVAAGKAPDFREGVAAAAESIDSGEAKRTLRALVEFTGKHRR comes from the coding sequence ATGCGAACAATGCAGGCTGGCGCGATTCAGCGCGTGGGGGCAAGGTCCTTTCTAAACACCATGCAAATTCACGAAGCCGCTGAAAAACTGATGCGGGGCGAAAGCCTCGAACGCCAGGAAGCTCACGCCGTAATGGATGAGCTGCTTTCCGGACGCGCGCCGGACGAGCACATCGCGGCGCTGCTGCTCGCTCTGCGCGACAAGGGCGAAACCACAGCAGAGCTGGTAGGTTTTGCGGAAGTGATGCGCTCCCAGGCCAGGCAGGTGCTGGCGGACGCCGGAGTGCGCGTGGAGGACTTCGTCGATTCTCAGGCGCTGCTCGACACCTGCGGCACGGGCGGCGACAGACGAGGGACTGCAAACGTGTCAACCGCAACCGCGCTGGTGGTGGCCGGATGCGGCGTGCCGGTCGCCAAGCACGGCAACCGCTCCATTTCAAGCCGCTGCGGCAGCGCTGACGTGCTGGAAGCGATTGGGGTGGCAATCGATCTGCCACTCAGACATATTCCAGCCTGCCTTGACGAAGCAGGCATGGTGTTCCTTTTCGCGCCGCACCTTCATCTGGCCATGAAACACGTGATGGGCGCGAGAAGGAGCATCAAAGGCAAAACCATTTTCAATCTGCTCGGACCGGTTACCAATCCGCTGGAAGCCCGGCACCAGCTTACAGGCGTTTACCACGAGGCGCGGACGGAGATGATGGCCGAAGCGCTGGGGATGGTCGGGACACGCCGCGCGATCGTCGTCGCGGGTTCAGACGGCCTGGACGAGATCACCATCGCGGGGCCTACCAAGCTTTCGGAGTACAATTCCGGACGGATCGAAACCCGCCGCGTTCTGCCGGAAGATTTCGGGCTGCCTCGCGCTGCGGCCGAAACACTCGCCGGCGGCGATCCCGAACAGAACGCGAAGCTCCTGATTCAAATACTTGACGGCGAGAAAAATCCGCTGCGGGATTGCATCCTGGCCAATTCCGCTGCGGCGCTGGTGGCCGCGGGCAAGGCGCCCGATTTCCGCGAAGGCGTTGCCGCCGCAGCCGAGTCGATTGATTCCGGAGAAGCCAAGCGAACGCTTCGTGCTTTGGTGGAATTTACTGGCAAACACCGGCGTTAG
- the sucC gene encoding ADP-forming succinate--CoA ligase subunit beta, producing the protein MKIHEYQAKQILTRFGVSVPKGDVAYTPEEAREIATRLGGTVVVKAQIHAGGRGKAGGVKLARSAAEAETIAGEILGKKLVTAQTGPEGRIVRRLLIEEGLDIAREFYLGLVIDRMSAAPVFMASSEGGVEIEVVAAEHPEKILKELVNPATGLQPFQARKIAFGLGIDTALVNEAVRFFAALYRAFQSSDASLAEINPFVVTRDGRLLALDAKMNFDDNALFRHKDFRELRDLDEEDPLEVKASNYNLNYIRLDGNVGCMVNGAGLAMATMDIIQYAGGQPANFLDVGGGANEEQVRRGFEIILGDPNVRAVLINIFGGIMRCDIVASGVVAAAKSLGIKVPVVVRLEGTNVDLGQKILKESGLRFTVANGMKDAAEKVVAQARSN; encoded by the coding sequence ATGAAGATTCACGAATATCAAGCCAAGCAGATACTCACGCGGTTTGGAGTTTCGGTCCCCAAGGGTGACGTTGCTTATACGCCGGAAGAGGCCCGCGAAATTGCTACGCGTCTGGGCGGGACGGTGGTGGTGAAAGCGCAGATCCACGCGGGAGGCAGAGGCAAGGCCGGCGGTGTCAAGCTGGCGCGCTCGGCGGCGGAAGCCGAAACCATCGCCGGCGAGATCCTGGGCAAGAAGCTGGTGACCGCGCAAACCGGGCCCGAGGGCCGCATCGTGCGCCGGCTGTTGATCGAGGAAGGCCTCGACATCGCCCGCGAGTTTTACCTGGGACTCGTAATTGACCGTATGTCCGCCGCTCCGGTTTTTATGGCCTCGAGCGAAGGCGGTGTCGAGATCGAAGTGGTGGCTGCGGAGCATCCTGAGAAGATTTTGAAGGAACTCGTCAATCCCGCCACCGGCCTTCAGCCGTTTCAGGCGCGCAAGATCGCCTTCGGGCTGGGGATCGATACCGCGCTCGTGAACGAAGCCGTGCGCTTTTTTGCGGCGCTCTATCGGGCCTTTCAGTCGAGCGATGCCTCGCTGGCGGAGATCAACCCTTTTGTGGTGACGCGCGACGGTCGCCTGCTGGCGCTCGATGCCAAGATGAATTTCGATGATAACGCGCTGTTTCGGCACAAGGACTTCCGCGAGTTGCGCGACCTGGATGAAGAAGATCCCCTGGAAGTGAAGGCCTCGAATTACAACCTGAATTACATCCGCCTCGACGGCAACGTCGGGTGCATGGTGAACGGCGCGGGGCTCGCCATGGCCACCATGGACATCATCCAGTATGCTGGCGGCCAGCCGGCCAACTTTCTGGATGTGGGCGGCGGCGCCAATGAGGAGCAGGTCCGCCGCGGCTTCGAAATCATTCTGGGCGATCCGAACGTTCGCGCAGTGCTCATCAACATATTCGGCGGCATCATGCGCTGTGACATCGTGGCCAGCGGCGTGGTGGCTGCAGCGAAGAGCCTGGGCATCAAGGTCCCAGTGGTGGTCCGTCTTGAAGGCACCAACGTCGATCTCGGCCAGAAGATCCTGAAGGAATCTGGCCTGCGTTTCACCGTGGCCAATGGCATGAAGGACGCGGCAGAAAAGGTGGTGGCGCAAGCGAGAAGTAATTGA
- a CDS encoding four helix bundle protein translates to MAGVYKADELKVRSKRFAIAIVRLVRELPRNEEARILGRQLLRSGTSVAANYRAVCRARSKAEFIAKLGVVVEEIDETAFWIELLAESETFPQERLRDIEREANELLAIFAASRNTAKKR, encoded by the coding sequence ATGGCGGGAGTCTACAAAGCTGATGAGTTAAAGGTTCGCAGCAAACGATTTGCCATCGCCATCGTTAGGCTTGTTCGCGAGCTGCCCCGAAACGAAGAGGCGCGCATCCTGGGAAGACAACTTCTGCGGTCAGGTACTTCCGTTGCCGCGAACTATCGGGCGGTGTGTAGAGCAAGATCAAAAGCGGAATTTATTGCTAAGCTTGGGGTAGTGGTTGAAGAAATTGATGAAACCGCCTTTTGGATTGAGCTGCTTGCTGAATCGGAAACATTTCCGCAGGAGCGGCTGAGAGACATTGAAAGAGAGGCAAACGAGCTGCTGGCGATTTTTGCCGCATCTCGAAACACGGCCAAGAAACGATGA
- the sucD gene encoding succinate--CoA ligase subunit alpha, which translates to MSVLVNENTRLLVQGITGREGTFHTQQAVAYGTKVVAGMTPGKGGSSVDGIPVFNTVREAKDATGANASVIFVPPPFAADAIMEAADAGIPLVVAITEGIPTLDMVTVTRFLAGTGTRLIGPNCPGIISPGKCKIGIMPGSIHRPGNVGVISRSGTLTYEAVGQLTALGIGQSTCIGIGGDPIIGTSFVDALELMNEDKETHGIVIIGEIGGTGEELAADFIKANVKKPVVGFIAGRTAPPGRRMGHAGAIISGGKGTAADKIAAFKAAGIRVAESPALIGETMAHALQGKASA; encoded by the coding sequence ATGTCCGTTCTCGTTAATGAAAACACGCGCCTTCTCGTCCAGGGCATCACTGGCCGCGAGGGCACGTTCCACACGCAGCAGGCTGTCGCCTACGGCACCAAGGTTGTTGCTGGAATGACGCCTGGCAAGGGTGGCTCCAGTGTCGATGGCATTCCGGTATTCAACACCGTGCGCGAAGCGAAGGACGCCACAGGGGCCAATGCTTCGGTGATTTTCGTTCCTCCCCCGTTTGCCGCCGACGCCATCATGGAAGCAGCGGACGCGGGCATTCCTCTTGTGGTTGCCATCACTGAAGGCATTCCGACACTGGACATGGTTACCGTCACGCGCTTCCTGGCTGGGACCGGCACGCGATTGATCGGCCCCAACTGCCCCGGAATCATTTCGCCCGGCAAGTGCAAGATCGGCATCATGCCCGGCTCGATACACCGGCCGGGGAACGTGGGCGTGATTTCGCGCAGCGGAACTTTGACTTACGAGGCCGTCGGACAGCTCACCGCGCTCGGCATAGGACAGTCCACCTGTATAGGTATCGGCGGCGATCCCATTATCGGGACATCTTTCGTCGACGCCCTTGAACTAATGAATGAGGACAAAGAGACGCACGGCATCGTCATTATTGGAGAGATTGGAGGCACCGGCGAGGAGCTGGCAGCCGACTTCATCAAAGCAAACGTCAAGAAACCGGTTGTGGGATTTATCGCCGGCCGCACCGCGCCACCCGGTCGCCGCATGGGCCATGCTGGAGCCATCATCTCCGGCGGTAAAGGTACGGCTGCGGACAAAATTGCGGCCTTCAAAGCGGCGGGCATTCGCGTAGCGGAAAGCCCCGCGCTGATCGGCGAAACAATGGCGCACGCCCTTCAGGGCAAAGCGAGCGCCTAG
- the ndk gene encoding nucleoside-diphosphate kinase: MERTLTIIKPDAVAAGHIGDIIRVFESNKLTIKAARLISLTKKEAEGFYAVHRGKGFFESLTDFMSSGPALAMVLEGEDAIVRLRKLMGATNPANADEGTIRKLYARNIEHNAVHGSDAPETAAFEISYFFPGIELV, translated from the coding sequence TTGGAACGCACGCTTACCATTATCAAGCCCGACGCCGTGGCGGCGGGGCACATCGGCGACATCATCAGGGTTTTCGAATCCAACAAGCTTACCATCAAGGCAGCCCGCCTGATCTCCTTGACGAAGAAAGAGGCCGAAGGCTTTTACGCCGTGCATCGCGGCAAAGGATTTTTTGAAAGCCTGACTGACTTTATGAGTTCGGGCCCGGCGCTGGCGATGGTGCTCGAGGGCGAGGATGCCATCGTGCGCCTGCGGAAATTGATGGGCGCCACCAATCCCGCCAATGCAGACGAGGGCACCATCCGTAAACTCTATGCCCGGAACATTGAGCACAACGCCGTTCATGGCTCGGACGCACCGGAAACCGCAGCCTTCGAGATTTCCTATTTCTTCCCCGGCATCGAACTTGTCTGA
- a CDS encoding CbiX/SirB N-terminal domain-containing protein, with the protein MDSAKQLTDRSAAIILFAHGSAVEEANEGVRELARRIERQAGYAHVRASFLGPGQPELGPAIAEAIAGGFNRIVVVPYFLTLGIHLRRDLPRLVAAEKEKHPGLEILVGRSLEDHSEMASLVLSRIRDITEGVRVSP; encoded by the coding sequence ATGGATTCAGCCAAACAACTGACTGACCGCAGCGCCGCCATCATCCTGTTTGCCCATGGGAGTGCGGTAGAGGAGGCCAACGAAGGAGTTCGCGAACTGGCCCGCAGGATTGAGAGGCAAGCCGGCTACGCACATGTGCGGGCGTCGTTTCTGGGTCCGGGTCAGCCGGAACTGGGTCCAGCAATTGCCGAGGCCATCGCAGGGGGCTTTAATCGCATCGTCGTGGTTCCCTACTTTCTGACTTTGGGCATCCACCTGCGGCGTGACCTGCCGCGGCTTGTGGCAGCGGAGAAGGAGAAGCATCCCGGCCTTGAAATCCTCGTTGGCCGGTCGCTTGAAGATCATTCCGAAATGGCGTCGCTGGTTCTTAGCAGGATCCGAGACATTACTGAAGGAGTCAGGGTCAGCCCGTGA